A region of the Leucobacter komagatae genome:
CGCCTTCGGCCGACGGCACTTCGTAGCGCTCGGGGGTCGTGACCTCGGCGGACAGGTTCTTGCCCGCCATCCCAGCCTGTTCACGAACGAGCGCGAGCTGCTCATCATCAGAGAGCTCGAGGTCGGCGCCCGAGAACACGCCGGCGCGCATCGCACCCGCCGAACGGATCTTGCGGGTCACGGCGCGAGTATCGATGCCCGAGATACCGACGACACCGTCATTCTTGAGGTCTTCGTCGAGTGAGCGCTCGGCACGGAAGTTCGAGACGCGGCGAGCTGGGTCGCGGACGATGAACCCCTCAACCCAGATCTTGCGCGACTCCATGTCAGTGTCGTTCACACCGGTGTTGCCGATGTGCGGCGCGGTCATGAGCACGATCTGACCCGCGTACGAGGGGTCAGTGAGTGTCTCCTGGTAGCCCGTCATGCCGGTCGAGAAGACAATCTCGCCGAGTGAGCGGCCCGTCGCACCGTATGCGCGGCCTGCGTATCGCGTACCATCCTCGATCACGAGCACTGCTGCTCCTGTGGGGAGTGCGGATGCTGGCGGCACCGTCACTTCATTCGTCGTCGTGGTCACGCGTCCTCCTGGCTCGTGTGGGTGGTCTGGCTCGTTGTAAGGGTGTGTGAAGATTTGGGGGCGAAGGCGCTCGGGGCGATCTCACCCACGGCTGCCGCGAATCGTCGCTGCTCGCCGGCTGTCTGGAAGCGGAAGCTCGACTCGACGGCGCGGCCGTCGGTTCCCTCCCAGCCGAGCAGCGCGAGGCCATCGCGCTCGACGACCTTGCCGATGCGGCCCCCAGCGGAGTCGGTGCCGCGCACGCTCGCGGCCGCGAGGTGCACCGGCCGCTCGCCTGTCACGGCGATCTCGACGCCGTCGCGGCGAACCGTAACGTCGGCCCAGCCCTTGTAGCGCAGGCCGGGGATCGCGAGCCGCTCAAGCGGCGCGCCGGCCGGCGTCGTCGATACGTAGCCGACGTGCTCGAAGGCCTGCACGACGTCGCCCGCGAGGCCGCTGTCGGGCAGCGCAAGGCCCGCATCGCGTCGGTTACGCGCACGCCACGCGAGCGCCATGAAGGTAAGGATCCCGGAGGCGATGACGAGCCACAGGATCAGGAACATGGTGCGGCTCATGCGCTCGCTCCGTTCTGTGCGGGTGAATTCAGTGCGGGTGAACTGGGCAGCTGCGCCGTCGAGAGCCCAGCGACGACCGCTGCGTCGGCGAGCTCGCCGTCAGCAAGCGTCAGGTACCCCTGCCTGATGGTGTGGGTGACCCGGCCGGGAAGCTCCATGCCGAGGAACGGCGAGTTCGTGCTCTGGCCGTAGAGACGTGCGGTATCGAATACGCTCGTGCCCTCCGGGTCAACGAGCACAATGTCGGCGGGCTGGTCGACGTCGAGGGTGCTCGGGTGTTCGCCGTCGGCGCCGACGCGCAGGCGGCCGATCTCGGCGGGCTTCTGCGAGAGCAGCACCTCGAGCTCTGCCCAGCTGGCGTGGCCCGGCTGGATGAGCGAGAGCAGCGCAATCGGGAAGGCCGACTCGAGGCCGACCATGCCGAAGGCCGCCGAGTCCCACTCGCACTCCTTCGCCTCCACGGGGTGCGGTGCGTGGTCGGTCGCGACGATGTCAATGAGACCGTCAGCGACGGCCTGCCTGAGCGCACGGACGTCTTCCTCGCGCCTGAGCGGCGGGTTCACCTTGTAGCGCGCGTCGTAGCTGCGGGCGAGGTCTTCGGTGAGGATCAAGTGGTGCGGGGTGACCTCGGCGGTGACCTGGATGCCGCGGCCCTTGGCCCAGCGAATCACCTCGACCGACCCGGCGGTCGAAAGGTGGCAGATGTGCAGCCGCGCCCCGACATGCTCGGCGAGCAGCACATCGCGCGCGATGATCGACTCTTCCGCGACTGCGGGCCAGCCCTTCAGCCCAAGCTCGCTCGAGAGCGCGCCCTCGTTCATCTGCGAGCCCTCCGTGAGGCGGGGATCCTGCGCGTGCTGCGCGATCACGCCGTCAAACGTCTTCACGTACTCAAGCGCGCGGCGCATGAGCAGGGGGTCGTGCACGCACTTGCCGTCGTCAGAGAAGACGCGCACCTGAGCGCGCGACTGAGCCATAGCGCCGATCTCGCTGAGCCTGACGCCCTCGAGGTCTTCGGTGACGGCACCGATGGGGCGCACGGTCGCGTAGCCCGCCGCGTCGCCGAGCGCCTGCACCTGTTCAACGACGCCAGCGGTGTCTTGCACGGGGAGCGTGTTCGCCATCGCGAACACTGTCGTGAACCCACCGGCAGCGGCGGCTCGGGTGCCGGTGAGCACGGTCTCCGACTGCTCGAAACCGGGCTCGCGAAGGTGTGTGTGGAGGTCAACGAACCCGGTGAGCGCGACGAGACCGTCGGCCTCGATCACACGCTCGCCGTCACGCGGTTCGAGGCGGGGCTCGATGGCGCTGGCCCGTCGCTCGACGATGCGGCCGTCTGCGAGGCGCAGATCGTGTTGAGCGACACCCTCAATGCCGGTGCCGCGCTCGACGAGGTCGGCTGCCAACCGCGCTCCGCGGATCAGGATCGCTTGAGTCATGAGTTTCTCCTTCAACCTTCGGTTCGTTCGCTCTGGGGCCGCTCGCCAGACAGCAGCAGGAAGAGGCACGCCATGCGCACCGAGACACCGTTCGCCACCTGTTCGAGCACCGTCGACCGCGGTGAGTCTGCCGCGCCCGAGGAGATCTCAAGGCCACGGTTCATGGGGCCGGGGTGCATCACGATCGCGCGCTCGGTGAGGCGGGCGAGGCGGGCATCGTCGAGGCCCCAGTTGCGGGCGTACTCGCGCTCGTTCGGGAAGAACGCGGCGTGCATTCGCTCGGTCTGGATGCGCAGCATCATGACGACGTCGGGCCGCTCCGTTGCCAGGGCGTCATCGAGCGAGTGGTAGAGCGTGACGGGCCACTCGCGCACCCCGAACGGCAGCAGCGTCTCGGGTGCGACGAGGCTGACCTTCGCGCCGAGCGCGTTGAGCAGCCAGAGGTTTGAGCGGGCTACGCGGGAGTGGGCGATGTCACCGACGATAACCACGGAGACACCGTCGAGGCTCTGCCCCCGGCTCGCATCGCCGTGCAAGCGCCTGCGCATCGTGAACGCGTCGAGGAGCGCCTGCGTCGGGTGCTCGTGCGTCCCGTCGCCCGCGTTGAGCACGCCGGCGTCGATCCAACCGCTTGAGGCGAGGCGCGAGGCGGCGCCGCTCGCAGGGTGGCGGATGATGACGCCGTCAGCACCGATCGCCTGGAGGGTCTGCGCCGTGTCTTTCAGGGACTCGCCCTTCGAGACCGAGCTACCCTTCGCGCTGAAGTTAATGACGTCGGCGGATAGCCGTTTTGCGGCCGCTTCGAACGAGATGCGCGTGCGCGTTGAATCCTCGAAGAAGAGGTTCACGACCGATTTTCCCCTCAGCGTCGGGAGCTTCTTCATCTCCCGCTGCTGCGTCGCCGCCATGTCTTCGGCGGTATCAAGGATCAGGATCGCGTCGTCGCGGCTCAGCGTGCGCGTGTCGAGCAGGTGCCTCATGCGCTCTCCCCCGCCTCGCGGGTGCCGCCGCTGATCGTGACCGAGTCCTCACCATCGTGCTCCGTGAGCTTCACCGAGATGCGCTCATCGCGCGAGCTCGGGAGGTTCTTGCCGATGTAGTCGGCTCGGATCGGGAGTTCGCGATGCCCCCGGTCGATGAGCGCAGCGAGGCGAACCGCCTTGGGCCTGCCGTGGTCGCCGAGGGCGTCGAGCGCCGCTCGCACGGTGCGGCCGGAGAACAGCACGTCGTCGACGAGCACGACGGTGACGCCGTCGACGCTCATCGGCATGTCGGTGGGGTGCGGGGCCCTCGTCGGGTGCTGCGCGAGGTCATCGCGGTACATCGTGGTGTCGAGGCTGCCGACGGGCACGTCGACACCCTCGATTCGCGAGATGATCTCCGCGATCCGACGCGCGAGCATCGACCCGCGGGTGGGGATGCCGACAAGCACGAGGTCAGCAACTCCCTTGTTTGCCTCGATGATTTCATGCGAGATTCGGGTCAAGGCCCGCGAAATCTCGGCTCCATCGAGAACCGTTCGCGTGGTCATTCACCGCCCCCCTTCTGCGCCTCACTGGACGCCTTTAAAGAAAAGCTGTAGCTGGATCAGTCTAGCGCACCACCGAGCGCTCGAATACCTACGACGCGGCGTGCTCCGCAATCTTGCCGAGCACACCGTTCACGAATCGACCCGAGTCGTCCGTCGAGTACTCCTTTGCGAGCGCGACAGCCTCGTTGATCGCGACAGGGGCCGGGACCTCGGGGTTGTGGAGCATCTCCCACGACGCGATCCTGAGGATCGCGCGGTCAACGTTCGGCATCCGCTCGATCGTCCACCCCTGCGCGTAGCTCGCGATGAGCTCGTCGATCTCCTCGCGGTGGTCGTTGACGCCGTCGACGATCTCGCGGGCATAGAGCCAGGAGGCCACGCGGTCGGGCTCACCGACCGCGCGCTTCGCCTCGTCGGCAACAACATCCATGACCGAGGTGTTCATCACGTCGGCCTGGAACAGCATGTCAAGCGCGCGCTTGCGCGCCTTCGTCCGAGCAGACACGCCTAGTCGTTGACGCGGCCGAGGTAGTCACCCGTGCGGGTGTCGATCTTCACCTTGGTGCCAGCCTCAAGGAAGAGCGGCACCTGGATCTCTGCACCGGTCTCAACCGTCGCGGGCTTCGTGCCGCCGGTCGAGCGGTCACCCTGGAGGCCCGGCTCGGTGTAGGTCACCTCGAGCACGACCGATGCGGGGAGTTCAAGGTAGAGCGGCTCGCCCTCGTGGAGACCGATCTGCACCTGCTGGTTTTCCAGCATGAACTTGTGAGCGTCGCCAACAACGACCGCGGGAACGGTGATCTGGTCGTAGTCCGACATGTCCATGAAGACGAAGTCAGCGCCGTCCTGGTACAGGTACTGGAAGTCGCGTCGGTCAACGGTCGCTGTCTCGATCTTCGTGCCGGCGTTGTAGGTCTTGTCGATGATCTTGCCCGAGACGACGTTCTTCTGCTTGGTGCGGACGAATGCGCCGCCCTTGCCCGGCTTCACGTGCTGGAACTCAAGGACGCTCCAGAGCTGGCCTGCCTCCTTGATAACCGTGCCGTTCTTGATGTCGTTCGAGGTTGCCATGCGGTGTTCTCCAAAGCCTGTGTGAAAGTTCGTGCGCCGTGCGCGCCGATCCATCTTACACCCCGCCTGGCCTGGGCGGCTGAGGGCTACCCCTTCCGCGAAGTCCGACGTAGCATGACGGGCATGGCACTGTACTGGAAGCTCATCATCGACGCCGCCGAGCCACACGCGCTCGCCGACTTCTGGGCGGCCGCGCTCGAATACGTCGTGGAGGATCCGGGGCAACTCGTCGCCGAGCTCTTAAGGAACGGCGATCTCCCCGACTCGGCGACCGTCATTCACGTCGGCACACGCCGGTTTGCGGAGCTTGCCGCCGTGCGTCACCCGGATGACCCTTTCGACCCGTTCTCGGGCGCGGGCCGCGGCCGGAGGATCCTGTTTCAAGCTGTCCCCGAACGAAAGACAGCAAAGACCACAAAGAACCGCCTGCACATCGACGTGCATGACAGCGAGCGCCCACTTGAGGACCTCGCACGCAAGCTTGAACTTCTCGGAGCGACACGAGTGGAACTCGTCGACCAGGGGCCGGCCGGCACCTGGTGGGTGATGCGCGACCCCGAGGGCAACGAGTTCTGCGCGGTCGGCGCCTAGTCCGTTTGTACATTCCCGCCAAGTGCCTGCGCCCGGCAGAAGCAATCTCCTAGGATCGTCGGCATGCACATGCTCCCTCGCACGCTCTGGCACCGGTGGTTCGTGGGCCCTCGCGGCCCCCGCCTCGATTTCGGTGCGGTCTCCCGCTCAGAGTTCCGGGTCTGGCCGACGGACCTCGACATCCTCCGCCACATGAACAACGGCAAGTACCTGTCGCTCATGGACGTGGGGCGGTTCGACCTCATGCAGCGGAACGGGGTGCTCGACCTCTTCGCCAGGGAAGCCTGGTACCCGGTTGTCGTCGGCCAGACGATCTCATACCGAAAGTCACTCAACCCGTGGATGAAGTTCACGATCGAGTCGCGCATCCTCGGCATCGACGAGCAGGCCGTCTACATGGAGCAGCGCTTTGTGCGCCCGGCGCCGCGCGGCACCGGCATTGTCGGCGAGCCGGAGGTGTACGCCAGGGCTATCGTGCGTGCCCGGATCCTCCGCAGGGCCGGTGGTGTCGTGCCGATCGACGAGATCGTCGAGAAATCCGGCGCTGACCCCGCGACCCTGCACGTGCCGCAGGAGTACCTTGACTGGGGCGCGACGACGAAGCTTCCTTCGACGAGGGTTGACGCGCCGAGCGTGTGGGAGGAAGCCCCGGGGTCACTCCGCTAGCGCCCACTCCCCCGTGGGCACGCTACCGTTGACTGCATGGAAGCGCGCATCTGGCCTGGCCTCATGGCCATTCTCTTTGGCAGCCTGTTTCTCTTTGTGATCATTGTGCCGCTCATCGCGGCGAACTATCGCAAGTTCGGCAGGCTCTCCCCCGGTCGCATCGTCGTCTGGGGCGCCTTCACTGTCTACGCCTTCGCGCTGCTCACGTACACGATGCTGCCGCTGCCCGAGGCGGGCAGCTACGAGTGCGTCGCGCCGCGATTCGCCCCGGGCGCTTCCGTCACCGACATTGCCGAGTTCGACACGTCGTCAGCGCGGGCGCTGCTCACCAACCCGGCTGTCCTGCAGATAGCGTTCAACGTACTGCTCTTCATGCCACTCGGGCTCTTCGCCAGGCTCCTGTGGGGCAGAGGTGTCGTCGCGACGACCCTCATCGGCCTCGGGATCTCGCTCTTCATCGAAACCTCGCAGCTCACCGGGCTGTGGGGAATCTACCCCTGCGCCTACCGCCTGTTCGACGTCGATGACATCATCGTGAACACTTCAGGGGCGCTCATCGGCGCCTTGCTCGCTGCTCTTCTCAGACTCCGGCCCGTCGAACCCCGCGGGGAACTTGGCCCGCGCCCAATCACCTTTGGGCGCCGCTTCCTCGGGATGCTCGGCGACCTTGTCGCCGTCGGGTTTATCGGCGCGGCCGCCGAGGTCGCGCGGAACCTCATTCGGGTGAGCGCCCTCGGCCAGGAGGCAGCAGCGGCCACGGACGCCGCCGACGCCGCCTCGCCAGCCTTTGGGTGGGCGGTCGCTCTCGGCCTGCAGCTTTGCCTCGTGTTGCTCACCGGGCGCACTGTTGGAGATCTCATCGTGAACGTGCGCTACGAAGCGGGCTCGATTCCACCGATCTTTGCCCGGCCGCTCCGCTTCCTCGGCGGGATCGGCGGGTACATGCTCCTCTCGGCTCCCGCAGTCGAGCATGCCGGCTTCGCGTGGGCAGCGAGTGCCTACGCGCTCATCATCCTCATCTGGGCGATCGCGACCCCTGACCGCTCAGGTCTCGCGGGCAGGCTCTCGGGCCAGCGCGTCGTGGATGGGTTCCGCGGCGCACGCTAGCTCAGCACCGCCAGCACAGCGCCGCTAGCCGATCGGTGGCCGCGCGCCAAGGTGCGGGCCCTGGTTGCCAATCTCTCGGGTGTTCACGCGCACGCTCCGTTCGGTCGCGTCGAAGAGCTCGCGCGCCGCAAACTTGCCGCCACTCAGTGTGCCGTGCACCCAGGTGAAGCTGCTGCTGTCGACGAGCGGCTCTCCAGCTGCGGCATGCATGAGCTGAAGCATCAAGATCTCCGGCAGCGTCGGGTGTGGCCCGTGGCTGTGGCTCAGCCCGACGAGTGGCGGCTTTGGGGTGCCTGGCACGAGGCGCAGCGTCCACACCACGTCGCCAACGGCGACCCCGGGCACGCCGCGAGGTACCGTGTCGAGCAGAGCAAACTCTGACGCGACTTCAGGAGCGAGGGTAAGTGGTGCCGCGAGCGAGAGCGAGCTCGCGGGAAGCCGAGCCGCCGCCCGGAAGAGTTCCGTCCAGCCGGTTGATCCGAGGCCATACGCCGTCGGCACAGCGATGAGGCCCGCGTCGGCCATGAGCGCGCGCGCAAGCGCGGCGTGGTCGACGCTGGCGGCCCAGAACTCCTCGGGCTCGGGAACACGCAGGCCACGCCAGCCCGCCACGGTTCCCGCAAGCTCAAAGCCGCGCGAGAGCCGCGCTGCTTCCTGCCCGTCGAGCCCCGAGAACGCCGCTTTGCCAAGGTCGCCCTCGCGCGCCGAGAGCGCGGCGGCGTCGAGCATCGCGTCGACCCGCGACCTGACTGGCGCGGTGCCGGCGGTGCGCTGGGCAGCATCAAACGCACGGTCCGCCTCCGCCGCCAGCTCCGGGAAGAGGAGCCGGGCAAGCCTCGTGCTTCCTGCGGGCTGCTGACCGGGCTGCTGACCATGCAGATCCCCGCCCAAGCGTTGACCCTGTGCTTCTGACATGACATTCCCTCCCGGTGACGAGCCTATCGGGGTCGCGACGGCGGAGCAGAGCATAGGCATCCAACGCCACGCCCCGCACGCTCCGACCGAGCCAGCCCTGCTACCTGGCGAGCCCCGCTACCTGGTGAGCCCTGCACCTGGTGAGCCTTGCTACCTGGCAAGCCCAGCCCCCGTGACAAGCTGTTCAAGCAGGAGCGGCAGCTGCTCGGCAGCGTCCACCCTGATGCCGTCAGGCGCGAAACGTGAGGCGATGTCGTCGGTGCGAATCCCGATCCCGAACACCGTCACGCCTTTGGCCCGCAGCGCGGCGAGCTCGCGGGCTGCGGCATCGGCATCGTTGGTTCCGCCGTCGCTCACCAGGATCGCGACCCGCCGCCGCTCGACCCCGTCTCCAGAGCCAGCAGGGCTTCCGGCCCTAGCAGAGCCCGCAGAGCCAGCAGAGCCAGCAGAGCCAGCAGAGCCAGCAGAGCCAGCAGAACTAGCAGAACTAGCAATCCCAAACTCCTCCGCCGCCGACCTGAGCGCGGCGGCGTCGTTGGTTGAACCCTGGGGCGAGTGGATCGCGGTGTCGAGCTCGATCCGCGCTCGGTCGGAGAGCGCCCCCGCGAGAGGCTTCACCGTGTGCGGAGCCGAGTCGAACACGATGAGCGCGGTGCGCAGGCTGAGTTCGAGGTCGATCCCGAGCGCGCGCTCCTCGGCCGCGATGTCTCGTTCGACGCCGGCAAGCGCTTCGAGCATGATGAGCGCTGCCGTCGCGGCTGCCGAGGCCGCGGGCCCCTGCATGGAGGCCGACCGGTCGATAAGGAGCACGTAGTCGGTGCTCCCCTCTCGCCTCGTGCGTTTGGGTCGGCGCTCACGGCGGAGGAATGCTCGCGGCCGTTCGATCCCCGCGGTGACGTCTGCGACGACGCGGACGAGCGAGGCACGATCGAGCATCTCGCCCTCGGGCTCGGGCGTCCGCGTAAACCCTCGTTCGAGGTGGACACGTTCAGAGACGACCTGCCGCCACACCTCCCGCACGTCATCGATGCTGCGGGCGTTGAGCGCGACGCGGTCGCGGTAGCTCGCGAGTGCGGCGGCGCCGGGGCCGCCACCCGGGGTGCCGGGGTCACTCCCGCGGTCGGGATCCTCCCAACGGTCGGGCCTCCCGGCCTCGGGAAGCGCCATGTCGGGCAGCTCAAGCCCTTCGGCCCAGGCGCCAGCCGCCGGCAGCGGCGTCGCGAGCACGGTCTCGACAAAGCCCGCCTGCTCTGCGGCGAACAGGTCGGCGCCCTCCGCACCCTCCTGCTTGTCACCGGCTCGGGCACGCTCCGTCTCGCCGTCGCTCGTCGCGTCCCCGCCGTCAGCCGAGTCCGAACCCGTCGCGTTGTCGTCATCGGCGCCCCCGCTTCCCGCGGACGGGTCGAACGCATCCGCCCCCGATTCGACACCGGGATCGGGCTCGGCCCCCTCCGAGCCCCGCCCATCCTGCGGACCACGCCCCCGCACGTCGAGTTCGAGGAGCCTGATGTAGCCGGGCGCGAGCAGCCCGTAGGCGCGCTCGAATCGTTCGATCGCCGACCGCCCCGGGTCGGGGGCGAGCGCCAGCAGGAGGGCCTCGGCGGTTTCGCCTGACGGGCCGTCGATGCTCTGAAGCTCGCGCTGCACCTCGGGGGCGAGCGAGTCGAGGAACGGCGCGGATCCGGATCCGCCGCCCGCCCACCGGGTCGCCGCGGTCGCCAACAGGAGCACGGCCCACTGCAGGTGCCGCGGAAGCTCGGCGGGATTGGGAAGCACCGCATGACTCGCAAGGACCCGCGCGATCGGCAGCCGTAGCGAAGGCAGCGCGGCAAGCAGCTCCCCCGCCGCCAGCAGCCTGTCGAGGGTCGCGAGGAGTGGTTCGAGTTCGGGTTTGGCGCCGGCGAGCGCAAGGCGTCGCCGCCGCCGAGCGGGGGCAACGCGCACCTCCCGGACTGATTCCCAGAGGAGCAAAAGCACGCGCGCGACCGCGTCGTCGGTGTTCGAGTTGTCACGTGTTTCGGTAC
Encoded here:
- a CDS encoding dihydroorotase, which codes for MTQAILIRGARLAADLVERGTGIEGVAQHDLRLADGRIVERRASAIEPRLEPRDGERVIEADGLVALTGFVDLHTHLREPGFEQSETVLTGTRAAAAGGFTTVFAMANTLPVQDTAGVVEQVQALGDAAGYATVRPIGAVTEDLEGVRLSEIGAMAQSRAQVRVFSDDGKCVHDPLLMRRALEYVKTFDGVIAQHAQDPRLTEGSQMNEGALSSELGLKGWPAVAEESIIARDVLLAEHVGARLHICHLSTAGSVEVIRWAKGRGIQVTAEVTPHHLILTEDLARSYDARYKVNPPLRREEDVRALRQAVADGLIDIVATDHAPHPVEAKECEWDSAAFGMVGLESAFPIALLSLIQPGHASWAELEVLLSQKPAEIGRLRVGADGEHPSTLDVDQPADIVLVDPEGTSVFDTARLYGQSTNSPFLGMELPGRVTHTIRQGYLTLADGELADAAVVAGLSTAQLPSSPALNSPAQNGASA
- a CDS encoding aspartate carbamoyltransferase catalytic subunit, with protein sequence MRHLLDTRTLSRDDAILILDTAEDMAATQQREMKKLPTLRGKSVVNLFFEDSTRTRISFEAAAKRLSADVINFSAKGSSVSKGESLKDTAQTLQAIGADGVIIRHPASGAASRLASSGWIDAGVLNAGDGTHEHPTQALLDAFTMRRRLHGDASRGQSLDGVSVVIVGDIAHSRVARSNLWLLNALGAKVSLVAPETLLPFGVREWPVTLYHSLDDALATERPDVVMMLRIQTERMHAAFFPNEREYARNWGLDDARLARLTERAIVMHPGPMNRGLEISSGAADSPRSTVLEQVANGVSVRMACLFLLLSGERPQSERTEG
- the pyrR gene encoding bifunctional pyr operon transcriptional regulator/uracil phosphoribosyltransferase PyrR → MTTRTVLDGAEISRALTRISHEIIEANKGVADLVLVGIPTRGSMLARRIAEIISRIEGVDVPVGSLDTTMYRDDLAQHPTRAPHPTDMPMSVDGVTVVLVDDVLFSGRTVRAALDALGDHGRPKAVRLAALIDRGHRELPIRADYIGKNLPSSRDERISVKLTEHDGEDSVTISGGTREAGESA
- the nusB gene encoding transcription antitermination factor NusB is translated as MSARTKARKRALDMLFQADVMNTSVMDVVADEAKRAVGEPDRVASWLYAREIVDGVNDHREEIDELIASYAQGWTIERMPNVDRAILRIASWEMLHNPEVPAPVAINEAVALAKEYSTDDSGRFVNGVLGKIAEHAAS
- the efp gene encoding elongation factor P; this encodes MATSNDIKNGTVIKEAGQLWSVLEFQHVKPGKGGAFVRTKQKNVVSGKIIDKTYNAGTKIETATVDRRDFQYLYQDGADFVFMDMSDYDQITVPAVVVGDAHKFMLENQQVQIGLHEGEPLYLELPASVVLEVTYTEPGLQGDRSTGGTKPATVETGAEIQVPLFLEAGTKVKIDTRTGDYLGRVND
- a CDS encoding VOC family protein — translated: MALYWKLIIDAAEPHALADFWAAALEYVVEDPGQLVAELLRNGDLPDSATVIHVGTRRFAELAAVRHPDDPFDPFSGAGRGRRILFQAVPERKTAKTTKNRLHIDVHDSERPLEDLARKLELLGATRVELVDQGPAGTWWVMRDPEGNEFCAVGA
- a CDS encoding thioesterase family protein, whose amino-acid sequence is MHMLPRTLWHRWFVGPRGPRLDFGAVSRSEFRVWPTDLDILRHMNNGKYLSLMDVGRFDLMQRNGVLDLFAREAWYPVVVGQTISYRKSLNPWMKFTIESRILGIDEQAVYMEQRFVRPAPRGTGIVGEPEVYARAIVRARILRRAGGVVPIDEIVEKSGADPATLHVPQEYLDWGATTKLPSTRVDAPSVWEEAPGSLR
- a CDS encoding VanZ family protein, with product MEARIWPGLMAILFGSLFLFVIIVPLIAANYRKFGRLSPGRIVVWGAFTVYAFALLTYTMLPLPEAGSYECVAPRFAPGASVTDIAEFDTSSARALLTNPAVLQIAFNVLLFMPLGLFARLLWGRGVVATTLIGLGISLFIETSQLTGLWGIYPCAYRLFDVDDIIVNTSGALIGALLAALLRLRPVEPRGELGPRPITFGRRFLGMLGDLVAVGFIGAAAEVARNLIRVSALGQEAAAATDAADAASPAFGWAVALGLQLCLVLLTGRTVGDLIVNVRYEAGSIPPIFARPLRFLGGIGGYMLLSAPAVEHAGFAWAASAYALIILIWAIATPDRSGLAGRLSGQRVVDGFRGAR
- a CDS encoding VWA domain-containing protein — protein: MEREHDDAAVRGGVAAAAAILGIPVTVHDGSEWSVRDGAARVGLGWVTGGAGTETRDNSNTDDAVARVLLLLWESVREVRVAPARRRRRLALAGAKPELEPLLATLDRLLAAGELLAALPSLRLPIARVLASHAVLPNPAELPRHLQWAVLLLATAATRWAGGGSGSAPFLDSLAPEVQRELQSIDGPSGETAEALLLALAPDPGRSAIERFERAYGLLAPGYIRLLELDVRGRGPQDGRGSEGAEPDPGVESGADAFDPSAGSGGADDDNATGSDSADGGDATSDGETERARAGDKQEGAEGADLFAAEQAGFVETVLATPLPAAGAWAEGLELPDMALPEAGRPDRWEDPDRGSDPGTPGGGPGAAALASYRDRVALNARSIDDVREVWRQVVSERVHLERGFTRTPEPEGEMLDRASLVRVVADVTAGIERPRAFLRRERRPKRTRREGSTDYVLLIDRSASMQGPAASAAATAALIMLEALAGVERDIAAEERALGIDLELSLRTALIVFDSAPHTVKPLAGALSDRARIELDTAIHSPQGSTNDAAALRSAAEEFGIASSASSAGSAGSAGSAGSAGSAGSARAGSPAGSGDGVERRRVAILVSDGGTNDADAAARELAALRAKGVTVFGIGIRTDDIASRFAPDGIRVDAAEQLPLLLEQLVTGAGLAR